AAATAGGTTTTGGAACAGGAATGCATTTCATTAACGGAGGGTGCCACGCACCAGGCCATTGGGGTACAGGGTAGAGTGAACGTCCACGTATAAAGGGTCCTGTTGCAGTGCGCGCAGCGGCTCCCCGGTGATGGACATGTTCAGCTGCACGCCATAGTCTGCCGGCTTGGAGGCCATCTTCAGCAATGTTGCGCCTGCGCTGGTGTGTATATGCGTTTCCGTTAGTGCATCGCCTGCAGGAAGGTTTTTGACATCGATTGCATAAAAACCGATATTATCTTCCGTAATGCGGATAGAGAAATTTGCGGTGGCGCTGTTGTTAGCCGCAGGAACTACCTGTGCAGCGGTCATCGCCACATCCTTGGAGAAAATGATTTTCTTGTCGAGCTGACCTCTTACCAGTCCGTCCGGTGCAGTTTTGGACTTAATGACCATATAGCCGGATGTTTTGAGCAGACTATCTACCATGGTTTTAGGCATGTCGATGTTGCCGCTCATTTTGGAACCGGTGAAAGTGCCGGTCAGTGAAAGGAGGGTAGTACTGTTGTTTTGTACAGGCCCGCCAACGCGGATGTCTACTCCTTCCGGTACAATTCCTGCGGGGAGGGAATCGAAATAGATGTCATAATAAAGATGGTAGTCGTCGCGGAGGTACAGCAGTGCATAGGCACTGGCTCCATTACCAGGTGTGGCCGGAACGACATTCGTTCCTTTTAGCTGAACATTCCAGAATTTCAGCACAAACTGGTCCGATTTAGGATCTTTTTTACAGCCTACCATCGTGCATGCCGCTAATAGCAGCATGCCGAAAATGAATACGGAATTCAGGCGCATGTTTTTGAATAGTTTAAAATAGTAAGGCAATAGCATGTCCCTTAGTTACCATGATCGTGTAACTAACTGCAGCTTTTCATCGTTCACCAGGAATTATCAAATGTTGATCTCTCTGTTACTTCATGTTTGGTTGATACTTTTTCCTACGAATTAAAGTCGGTTTGCGAGCATTTTATTTGTTGTCTCTGTGCCTGTAAAAATAGGCTCTTCATAGTTTCTCCTACAGGTCATATCCTGCATTTCTACCCGTATTTTGTTTCATTTTATACCCGGTAAAATCATCTTTCTATATATAATTAGATAAAAATATAATGTTTATGTCGATGATTATGTATTAGATGGTTGATTGTTCTTGCCATATTCGCTGGGTAACTGGTTAAATTCCTTTTTAAACCATTTACGGAAATAATCCACGTCAGAAAACCCGGTCATGTAAGCCACTTCGTTTACATTATACTGTTGTGAGCCGAGTAAACGGGCAGCCTGCCGTAAGCGGATACTACGGATAAACTCGATGGTGGTTTGGTTGGTAAGTGCTTTTAATTTCCGGTAAAGGGTGATGCGGCTCATGCTCACCGCTGCGGCCAGGTCTTCCACATTGAGGGTAGGCTCTGCCATATTTTCTTCTATATAGGCGATAACGGTTTTCAGGAAGATATCATCGGGGCCGGTGACCGGAATCTGTTCGGGTGCCATGGCGGCCATGCGGCTATACCGCTCCCGCAGCAATTTCCGGGAATCCAGCAGGTTCTGTACCCTGGCGGTCAGCAGGGAAATGCTGAAAGGCTTCGTGATATAATCATCTGCTCCGGTTTCATAACCCTCCCGGATAAACGAAACGGTAGACCTGGCGGATAATAATATAATAGGTATATGGCTGGTACGGTTGTCGTTCTTCAGCTGATGACAAAGCTCTACGCCATTCATGCCCGGCATCATCACATCGCTGATGATAATGTCCGGCAGGTGACTGGTGGCCAGCTCCAGCCCGGCAATGCCGTCCGCAGCCAGGTGAAGGGTATAACTCCCCCGGAACATATCCGCCAGGTAATGGAGCACATCTTTATTGTCTTCTACGATCAGCATCACCGGGCCATCCCCTTCGGCGCTGCCTTGCTGCGGCGTGCTGTCTTCCCCTTCCGCAGGAGCCTGCAAGCGGAGATTGGTTGTTATCTGTACCATTTCTTCCGGCATAAGATGCTGGTTACTAACGGGAATGCGTATATTAAAAGTAGTGAACCCTGGCTGTTCAGGGGTTGCCTCCCGGCTATCTAACCCGATGCTGCCATGGTGCAGTGTCACCAAACCTTTCACAAAGGCCAGCCCGATGCCGGTACCGCCCATCTGCAGGTTATGGAAGTCGTAATGGTTGAACTGCCCGAAGATCTTTTCAAAATGTGAAGCCGGAATGCCTATTCCGGTATCCGTTACCGTTAGTTTGCACATCGGGCCTTCATAGCCGATCTTTACGGTAACAGCGCCGCCGGCGGGTGTAAACTTCAATGCGTTGGATAGCAGGTTAAACAGGATCTTCTCGAATTTATCTTTATCAAACCATACCGGCATCCGTTCTTCGCTGGTTTCCAGCTTCAGCTGGATATTCCGCCTGGTGGCCAGGTTCTCGAATGCGGCGGTCATCTCTCTGCAAAATGCTACCATATCTGCCTGCTCTGCCTGTAAAGGCATGCCGCCTTCTTCCAGCCGCCTGAAATCGAGGAGCTGGTCCATGAGCCGCATCAGCCGCTCGCCATTCTGACGGATCAGCAGCAGCTGCTGCCTTTCATCTCCATCTGCCTCCGGATTTTGCAGCAATTTCTCTACCGGCGCCATAATTAATGTCAGCGGCGTTTTGATGTCGTGGGAGATATTGGTGAAGAAGTCCATTTTATTTTTGGTCAGCTCCCGTTCTTTCTCGCGGATAACATGCTGCTTCATAATTTCATCGCGCAGCAGGGTGGTGCGGAGGTTATAGTAATAGTACCAGAGCAGCAGCCCGCTGATAATCAGGCCGTAGGAGAGATAAGCATACCAGGTTTTCCAGAAGGGCGGGAGCACGCGTATACGCAGACAGGTAGGAGAGGTACTCCAGACGCCGTCGTTGTTGGCGGCCTTCACTTTAAAGGTGTAATTGCCAGGGTCCAGGTTGGTGAAGGTGGCGGAGGTCTGGTGGCCTACATAATGCCACTTGTTATCGCCATGGAGGCCCTCCATCATATAGGCGAACTGGTTAGACTCCGAACTGATGTAATTCAGGGCCGCAAAATGTAAGGTGAAATAGGCCTGGTCGTGGTTCAGGGTGATTTTGCTGGTATAGGTCACGGATTCTTTCAGTGGTGAATTTTCCGCGCCTACATCTACGGGTATGTTTTTAATTAACATACCCGTCAGCGTTACTTTCGGTGGTACGGTGTTGTTGGACATGGTACGCGGACTAAACCGCATGATGCCATTGATGCCGCCAAACAGGATGTCGCCATTGGCTGTTTTTACAGCGGGGTTCAGGTATTCCGTCGCCCCCGGCCAGTAGCCGATACCGAAATTGGTGACTTTGAGCAGGCCCGGACCTGCGGCCGGGAGGGAGTCCTGGCTGATCTTCATGATGTTATCCTGCCCGCTGACCCAGAGATTCCCGCCGTTATCTTCCACTATCCCGCGGATAATGACATCCGATAAACGCGCTTCTGTATCCGGCATCCGCAAATGGTTCAGGGCCAGATCCATATACATAAGACCGTTGTTATGTGTGCCCACCCATATGGTGCCGTTGCTGTCTTCCTGTATGCAGTGAACATTACTTGTAACGTTGAAAGGGTTCAGCAGGCTGTTGAGCGGCTGAATGAATTTGTCCTGGTTCCTGGGGAGGTAACAAAGTCCTTCGATGGTACCTACCCACAGATTCCCTTTACTGTCCTGCTTCAGGCAGTTGACATCACCATTGATCAGGCTATGCGGGTCATTTTTCTGGTGACAATAATAGGTGACATGTAGATTTTTATCAAGATGGTATACCCCGGATTCGGCGCCCAGCCACCAGCCGTTGTCGCTGCGTTCCATGGCGAATATGGCATGAATCCTTTTGCCTTCCGGGTCCCGGGGCGTTTTCAGGGGCACCCGCGTAAACGTAGCACTGGATATATCAAAAATATATAATCCTTCCAGGCTCCCTACCAGCAGGTGATTATCATCTTTTATCAGTAAAGATTTGATGATATCCTTGTTTACATTTTCGGTAGGAGAAGGTATATGGTAATATTTAAACGTATTATTTTGGGGGTCGTAGTAGTTGATACCTGCGCTGGTCGCTATCCACAGGGCATGTTTTTTATCTTCCTCAATGGCCATGGCGATGCGGCTGTTCATGCCGGTACCATCTTTCATCAGCGAAGAGATATAACTCATATCATTGCCGGGATGTACCTGGCTGATGCCGCCCCAGTAGGTCCCGATCCAAACGGTGCCGGCCTGGTCCTGTATGATGGAGCATACTGAGTTATAGCTCAGTGAAGA
The Chitinophaga sp. Cy-1792 genome window above contains:
- a CDS encoding CHRD domain-containing protein; amino-acid sequence: MRLNSVFIFGMLLLAACTMVGCKKDPKSDQFVLKFWNVQLKGTNVVPATPGNGASAYALLYLRDDYHLYYDIYFDSLPAGIVPEGVDIRVGGPVQNNSTTLLSLTGTFTGSKMSGNIDMPKTMVDSLLKTSGYMVIKSKTAPDGLVRGQLDKKIIFSKDVAMTAAQVVPAANNSATANFSIRITEDNIGFYAIDVKNLPAGDALTETHIHTSAGATLLKMASKPADYGVQLNMSITGEPLRALQQDPLYVDVHSTLYPNGLVRGTLR
- a CDS encoding hybrid sensor histidine kinase/response regulator transcription factor; amino-acid sequence: MCVEKFRMVNNPFRALLWLLLPLFSCGMLYAQDNPVHFTRIGLAQGLPQSTVHCILQDSKGFIWIGTENGLCRYSDDELKIFRYNKSGANSISSNFIYSLTEDNNGNILIGTANGLNIYDTRKETFRVASGEINVQDVSAIFKDSKKRIWVGAKSRFYQYDPVHEQLNRIPLPQDSYNTTIRGLAEDADGNLWIGYGPFLLKYQPATGKLLPVPEAITQQEAYGQSNIHTITRHEQEIWIGTQGSGLLVYDNHSGECLHFHAGGGENAIANEMVKAVRFIRDDAWVGTRKGLYIIRNRKVIAHYTNDKYDPSSLSYNSVCSIIQDQAGTVWIGTYWGGISQVHPGNDMSYISSLMKDGTGMNSRIAMAIEEDKKHALWIATSAGINYYDPQNNTFKYYHIPSPTENVNKDIIKSLLIKDDNHLLVGSLEGLYIFDISSATFTRVPLKTPRDPEGKRIHAIFAMERSDNGWWLGAESGVYHLDKNLHVTYYCHQKNDPHSLINGDVNCLKQDSKGNLWVGTIEGLCYLPRNQDKFIQPLNSLLNPFNVTSNVHCIQEDSNGTIWVGTHNNGLMYMDLALNHLRMPDTEARLSDVIIRGIVEDNGGNLWVSGQDNIMKISQDSLPAAGPGLLKVTNFGIGYWPGATEYLNPAVKTANGDILFGGINGIMRFSPRTMSNNTVPPKVTLTGMLIKNIPVDVGAENSPLKESVTYTSKITLNHDQAYFTLHFAALNYISSESNQFAYMMEGLHGDNKWHYVGHQTSATFTNLDPGNYTFKVKAANNDGVWSTSPTCLRIRVLPPFWKTWYAYLSYGLIISGLLLWYYYYNLRTTLLRDEIMKQHVIREKERELTKNKMDFFTNISHDIKTPLTLIMAPVEKLLQNPEADGDERQQLLLIRQNGERLMRLMDQLLDFRRLEEGGMPLQAEQADMVAFCREMTAAFENLATRRNIQLKLETSEERMPVWFDKDKFEKILFNLLSNALKFTPAGGAVTVKIGYEGPMCKLTVTDTGIGIPASHFEKIFGQFNHYDFHNLQMGGTGIGLAFVKGLVTLHHGSIGLDSREATPEQPGFTTFNIRIPVSNQHLMPEEMVQITTNLRLQAPAEGEDSTPQQGSAEGDGPVMLIVEDNKDVLHYLADMFRGSYTLHLAADGIAGLELATSHLPDIIISDVMMPGMNGVELCHQLKNDNRTSHIPIILLSARSTVSFIREGYETGADDYITKPFSISLLTARVQNLLDSRKLLRERYSRMAAMAPEQIPVTGPDDIFLKTVIAYIEENMAEPTLNVEDLAAAVSMSRITLYRKLKALTNQTTIEFIRSIRLRQAARLLGSQQYNVNEVAYMTGFSDVDYFRKWFKKEFNQLPSEYGKNNQPSNT